In Dermacentor silvarum isolate Dsil-2018 chromosome 2, BIME_Dsil_1.4, whole genome shotgun sequence, the following proteins share a genomic window:
- the LOC119440480 gene encoding uncharacterized protein LOC119440480: MEHQTTNMREAVPVDKRVTVALYKLCSSAEDRTIAHFFDMGRSTVDIIYREFCETVVASSEPKWVNMVTGNDMENHIGEFYASTGFPQGFGALDGCHFPVSPPKEHASDYYNYKGWHSVILLALVDHCYVFRYTNVGSSGRCHDAHVHHQTSLSGLVLGPTFRQPTTMISGVAVPPLILCDQAFPLTPNLIKPFASTSSTEEQKHFNYQL; the protein is encoded by the exons ATGGAACACCAGACTACGAATATGCGCGAAGCCGTTCCTGTGGACAAGAGGGTCACCGTCGCCCTTTATAAGCTTTGTTCATCTGCCGAGGACAGGACAATCGCCCACTTCTTTGACATGGGCAGATCCACGGTCGACATCATTTATCGCGAGTTCTGCGAAACTGTGGTGGCATCGTCGGAACCTAAGTGGGTCAACATGGTAACTGGAAATGACATGGAGAACCACATCGGGGAATTCTATGCTTCCACCGGATTCCCGCAAGGTTTCGGTGCTCTGGACGGATGCCATTTCCCGGTTTCTCCTCCAAAGGAACACGCCAGCGACTATTATAACTACAAAGGCTG GCACAGCGTGATACTGCTCGCACTGGTGGACCACTGTTACGTGTTCCGGTACACAAACGTTGGATCATCGGGAAGGTGCCACGATGCACATGTCCACCACCAGACAAGCCTGTCTGGCCTTGTTTTGGGGCCCACATTCAGGCAGCCAACCACCATGATAAGCGGCGTTGCTGTGCCCCCACTGATACTTTGTGATCAGGCGTTTCCCCTCACGCCGAACCTTATTAAACCATTTGCGAGCACTAGCAGCACTGAAGAGCAAAAGCATTTCAACTATCAGCTGTAG